One genomic window of Geodermatophilus sp. DSM 44513 includes the following:
- a CDS encoding beta-ketoacyl synthase, which yields MSTSIDDVVVTGLGATTPLGSDVASTWDALLAGRSGVSRLTDEWARDFPAQLVARLPIDPASRIDRVRARRLDRSQQVAVLAGEEAWQHSGAGEAGVDPLRVAVVFGTGIGGAVTLLDQDDILEQKGPKRVSPFTIPMLMPNGPAAAVGLAVGAKGGVHAPVSACASGAEAIRWGLDLLRYDRADVVLVGGAEACVHPLPMAGFAAMRAMSTRNDEPGRASRPFDKARDGFVLGEGAAALVLERGDAARARGARIHARLAGAGGTADGYDLVAPHPEGEGAGRAIAAALRDAGLSAADIGHVNAHATSTPVGDTAEAAAIRDTIGEHTLVTATKSQTGHLLGAAGALESVFTILALREQVVPATANLDDPDDDAAVQALDIVRREPRHARFGAAVNDSFGFGGHNIALVFTTA from the coding sequence ATGAGCACGTCCATCGATGACGTCGTCGTCACCGGACTCGGTGCCACCACGCCGCTCGGCAGCGACGTCGCCAGCACGTGGGACGCGCTGCTGGCCGGGCGGTCGGGGGTCAGCCGGCTCACCGACGAGTGGGCCCGGGACTTCCCCGCCCAGCTCGTCGCCCGGCTGCCCATCGACCCGGCCAGCCGGATCGACCGCGTCCGCGCCCGCCGGCTCGACCGCAGCCAGCAGGTGGCCGTGCTCGCCGGCGAGGAGGCCTGGCAGCACTCCGGGGCGGGCGAGGCCGGGGTGGACCCCCTGCGGGTCGCCGTCGTCTTCGGCACCGGCATCGGCGGTGCGGTGACCCTGCTCGACCAGGACGACATCCTGGAGCAGAAGGGCCCCAAGCGGGTCTCGCCCTTCACCATCCCGATGCTGATGCCCAACGGCCCGGCCGCCGCGGTCGGGCTGGCAGTCGGCGCGAAGGGCGGCGTGCACGCCCCGGTCAGCGCCTGCGCGTCGGGTGCCGAGGCCATCCGCTGGGGGCTGGACCTGCTGCGCTACGACCGCGCCGACGTCGTGCTGGTCGGCGGCGCGGAGGCCTGCGTGCACCCGCTGCCGATGGCGGGGTTCGCCGCCATGCGCGCCATGAGCACCCGCAACGACGAGCCGGGGCGGGCCTCCCGGCCCTTCGACAAGGCCCGCGACGGCTTCGTGCTCGGCGAGGGCGCCGCCGCCCTGGTGCTCGAGCGCGGGGACGCCGCCCGCGCCCGCGGCGCCCGGATCCACGCCCGCCTCGCCGGCGCCGGCGGCACCGCCGACGGCTACGACCTGGTCGCCCCGCACCCCGAGGGCGAGGGGGCCGGCCGGGCGATCGCGGCGGCCCTGCGCGACGCGGGGCTCAGCGCCGCCGACATCGGCCACGTCAACGCGCACGCCACGTCCACGCCCGTGGGCGACACCGCGGAGGCCGCGGCCATCCGGGACACCATCGGCGAGCACACCCTCGTGACGGCCACCAAGAGCCAGACCGGGCACCTGCTGGGCGCGGCCGGTGCGCTGGAGTCGGTGTTCACCATCCTGGCGCTGCGCGAGCAGGTCGTGCCGGCCACCGCCAACCTCGACGACCCGGACGACGACGCCGCCGTCCAGGCGCTGGACATCGTGCGCCGCGAGCCGCGGCACGCCCGGTTCGGCGCCGCGGTCAACGACTCCTTCGGGTTCGGCGGCCACAACATCGCGCTGGTCTTCACCACCGCGTAG
- a CDS encoding acyl carrier protein → MSEPANADIQTGLAEILEEVAGVAPADATPEKSFTEDLDVDSLSMVEIATAVEDKFGVAIPDDELANIKTVGDAMDYIQKNR, encoded by the coding sequence GTGAGCGAGCCCGCGAACGCGGACATCCAGACCGGCCTGGCCGAGATCCTGGAGGAGGTGGCGGGCGTGGCACCCGCCGACGCCACCCCGGAGAAGTCGTTCACCGAGGACCTCGACGTCGACTCGCTGTCGATGGTCGAGATCGCCACCGCGGTCGAGGACAAGTTCGGCGTCGCCATCCCCGACGACGAGCTGGCCAACATCAAGACCGTCGGCGACGCCATGGACTACATCCAGAAGAACCGCTGA
- a CDS encoding beta-ketoacyl-ACP synthase III: MTGLQLAPGAPGARILGFGSYRPRRRVTNHELAETMDTNDEWIQARVGIAERRWAEPDETLLEMSVAAGGKALAASGLDVSELDLVLLASASLPRPIPGLAPEIAHRLGARRPGAFDVNAGCAGWCYALSAAADAIRSGSARNALVIGGERLTDYTDLTDRSTAVIFADGAGAAVLGPSDTPRIGPVVWGSDGDQAEAIAIPQGEAAMSMAGQAVYRWATTRLTATLLTAMDLAGVGPDDIDVFAPHQANLRIIELMAKRLELPARTVIARDVVRSGNTSSASVPLALSALLESGEAKSGDVALLLGYGAGLTFAGQVVVLP; this comes from the coding sequence GTGACCGGACTCCAGCTCGCTCCCGGCGCCCCGGGCGCGCGCATCCTCGGGTTCGGCAGCTACCGGCCCCGCCGCCGGGTCACCAACCACGAGCTGGCCGAGACCATGGACACGAACGACGAGTGGATCCAGGCGCGGGTGGGCATCGCCGAGCGCCGCTGGGCCGAGCCGGACGAGACGCTGCTGGAGATGAGCGTCGCCGCCGGCGGCAAGGCGCTGGCCGCCAGCGGCCTGGACGTCTCCGAGCTGGACCTGGTGCTGCTCGCCTCGGCCAGCCTGCCCCGCCCGATCCCCGGGCTGGCCCCGGAGATCGCCCACCGGCTGGGCGCCCGGCGGCCCGGCGCCTTCGACGTCAACGCCGGCTGTGCGGGCTGGTGCTACGCGCTGAGCGCCGCCGCGGACGCGATCCGCAGCGGGTCGGCCCGCAACGCCCTGGTCATCGGGGGCGAACGGCTCACCGACTACACCGACCTGACCGACCGCTCGACCGCGGTGATCTTCGCCGACGGCGCCGGCGCGGCCGTGCTCGGGCCCTCGGACACCCCCCGGATCGGCCCGGTCGTGTGGGGCAGCGACGGCGACCAGGCCGAGGCCATCGCCATCCCCCAGGGCGAGGCGGCGATGAGCATGGCCGGGCAGGCGGTGTACCGGTGGGCCACCACCCGGCTCACCGCCACCCTGCTCACCGCCATGGACCTCGCCGGCGTGGGCCCCGACGACATCGACGTGTTCGCCCCGCACCAGGCCAACCTGCGGATCATCGAGCTGATGGCCAAGCGGCTGGAGCTGCCCGCGCGCACCGTGATCGCCCGCGACGTCGTCCGCTCGGGCAACACCTCCTCGGCCTCGGTGCCGCTGGCGCTGTCCGCGCTGCTGGAGAGCGGGGAGGCCAAGAGCGGCGACGTCGCGCTGCTGCTCGGCTACGGCGCGGGCCTCACCTTCGCCGGCCAGGTCGTCGTCCTGCCCTGA
- a CDS encoding acyltransferase domain-containing protein translates to MLAVLAPGQGAQKPGMLTDWLELPGAESFFRWAGAIADADLLTLGTTGDAEAIKDTAVTQPLVVAMSLFVARELGGLPGPVAHTPQTGRDVVIAGHSVGELTAAALAGVLSVEAAIALTAVRGRAMAAACAQTPTGMSAVLGGDPDELAAALEQRGLTPANVNGAGQVVAAGPLDALAELRAAPPAGARVVPLPVAGAFHTAYMAPAREQLEGLVGGLRPADPSRLLLSNADGAAVGTGAEALSRLVSQVTSPVRFDACLATMRDLGVTAAIELPPAGALAGLAKREWKGADVEVLAIAKPADLDRARELIEAERGRPEPDHLPDWRVVVAPVRGTVRPATIAEGTRLDAGTPLGRVSSRRQEADVSAGYAGVLAEWLVAEGDLVDAGDPIARLYPEVSS, encoded by the coding sequence GTGCTCGCCGTCCTCGCCCCCGGACAGGGTGCCCAGAAGCCCGGGATGCTGACCGACTGGCTGGAGCTCCCCGGGGCCGAGTCGTTCTTCCGCTGGGCCGGCGCGATCGCCGACGCCGACCTGCTCACCCTGGGCACCACCGGCGACGCCGAGGCGATCAAGGACACCGCGGTCACCCAGCCGCTGGTGGTCGCGATGAGCCTGTTCGTGGCGCGCGAGCTGGGCGGCCTGCCCGGCCCGGTGGCGCACACCCCGCAGACCGGCCGCGACGTCGTCATCGCCGGGCACAGCGTCGGCGAGCTCACCGCGGCCGCGCTGGCCGGCGTGCTCAGCGTCGAGGCGGCGATCGCGCTGACCGCCGTGCGCGGCCGGGCGATGGCCGCGGCCTGCGCGCAGACGCCGACCGGGATGTCCGCCGTCCTCGGCGGTGACCCCGACGAGCTGGCCGCCGCGCTGGAGCAGCGCGGGCTGACCCCGGCCAACGTGAACGGCGCCGGCCAGGTGGTGGCCGCCGGCCCCCTGGACGCCCTGGCCGAGCTCAGGGCCGCGCCGCCGGCCGGCGCGCGCGTCGTGCCGCTGCCGGTGGCCGGGGCCTTCCACACCGCCTACATGGCCCCCGCGCGCGAGCAGCTGGAGGGCCTGGTCGGCGGGCTGCGGCCGGCCGACCCCAGCCGGCTGCTGCTGTCCAACGCCGACGGCGCCGCGGTGGGCACCGGCGCCGAGGCGCTGTCCCGGCTGGTCAGCCAGGTCACCAGCCCGGTGCGCTTCGACGCGTGCCTGGCCACGATGCGCGACCTGGGCGTCACCGCCGCCATCGAGCTGCCGCCCGCCGGTGCGCTGGCCGGGCTGGCCAAGCGGGAGTGGAAGGGGGCCGACGTCGAGGTGCTGGCCATCGCCAAGCCGGCCGACCTCGACCGGGCCCGCGAGCTCATCGAGGCCGAGCGGGGTCGCCCCGAGCCCGACCACCTGCCCGACTGGCGCGTCGTCGTGGCCCCCGTGCGCGGCACCGTGCGCCCGGCCACGATCGCCGAGGGCACCCGCCTGGACGCCGGCACGCCGCTGGGGCGGGTCAGCAGCCGCCGCCAGGAGGCCGACGTGTCGGCCGGCTACGCCGGCGTGCTGGCCGAGTGGCTGGTGGCCGAGGGCGACCTCGTGGACGCCGGTGACCCGATCGCCCGCCTGTACCCGGAGGTGTCGTCGTGA
- a CDS encoding helix-turn-helix domain-containing protein — MSSATRRHPPSAATLRRLERASGSLATRAVARMDEVLPWFRTMPADQRSWVMLVAQAGLASFVEWCRTPDRPPRLTGEVFGAAPRELARVVPLKHTVDLVRVTVEVMDDFVGTVAEPGDADVLRLAVLQYSREVAFATAHVYATFAESRGAWDARLEALLVDALVRGEQVSELSGRASALGWAAMSPVTVLVGAAPADGDVHGAARRAARQVRGEVLVGVHADQLVVVLGGSPDLQSAAERLSDEFGPGPVVVGPAVDSLGRAGDSATAALAGLRAARAWPAAPRPVPADALLPERALDGDPAARATLQERVALPLQAAGGELLETVRAVLASGGNLEASARALFVHPNTVRYRLRRAIEVTGVSVTDPRGGWTVQVALALAALDQDRSLWH, encoded by the coding sequence GTGTCCTCCGCGACCCGCCGGCACCCGCCCTCCGCCGCCACGCTGCGGCGGCTGGAGCGGGCGTCCGGGTCGCTGGCCACCCGTGCCGTCGCGCGGATGGACGAGGTGCTGCCCTGGTTCCGCACCATGCCCGCCGACCAGCGCTCCTGGGTGATGCTGGTGGCCCAGGCGGGCCTGGCCTCCTTCGTCGAGTGGTGCCGCACGCCGGACCGCCCGCCGCGGCTCACCGGTGAGGTCTTCGGCGCCGCGCCGCGCGAGCTGGCCCGGGTGGTGCCGCTCAAGCACACCGTCGACCTGGTCCGGGTGACCGTCGAGGTGATGGACGACTTCGTCGGGACCGTCGCCGAGCCGGGGGACGCCGACGTGCTGCGGCTGGCGGTGCTGCAGTACAGCCGGGAGGTGGCCTTCGCCACCGCGCACGTCTACGCCACCTTCGCCGAGAGCCGTGGCGCCTGGGACGCCCGGCTGGAGGCGCTGCTCGTGGACGCCCTCGTCCGCGGGGAGCAGGTCTCGGAGCTGTCCGGGCGCGCGTCGGCGCTGGGCTGGGCGGCGATGAGCCCGGTGACCGTGCTGGTGGGGGCGGCCCCGGCCGACGGCGACGTGCACGGCGCCGCCCGGCGGGCCGCCCGGCAGGTGCGCGGCGAGGTCCTCGTCGGGGTGCACGCCGACCAGCTCGTCGTCGTCCTGGGCGGGTCGCCGGACCTGCAGTCGGCGGCCGAACGGCTCAGCGACGAGTTCGGCCCCGGCCCGGTGGTGGTGGGCCCGGCGGTGGACAGCCTGGGCCGGGCCGGGGACTCCGCGACCGCCGCGCTCGCCGGGCTGCGCGCCGCCCGCGCCTGGCCGGCCGCGCCCCGGCCGGTGCCGGCCGACGCGCTGCTGCCCGAGCGGGCCCTGGACGGCGACCCGGCCGCCCGCGCCACGCTGCAGGAGCGGGTCGCGCTGCCCCTGCAGGCCGCCGGTGGCGAGCTGCTGGAGACGGTGCGCGCGGTGCTCGCCAGCGGCGGGAACCTGGAGGCCAGCGCGCGGGCGCTGTTCGTGCACCCCAACACCGTCCGCTACCGGTTGCGGCGGGCCATCGAGGTCACCGGGGTGTCGGTCACCGACCCGCGCGGCGGCTGGACCGTGCAGGTCGCCCTGGCCCTCGCCGCCCTCGACCAGGACCGCTCCCTCTGGCACTAG
- a CDS encoding phosphatase PAP2 family protein has translation MDVLQQTPERATVRRRALAAVAAAAAVLLALAAGVLAGWAPQVRLDEALSTALYAGDDRSALHGALLEVLTTPGVAWFRVVVSLPVLFWLGARRAWRTAAWVVTANVLVAPLTTLLKEAVGRVRPAFEDGGASYDTLSFPSGHSSGIATLVTIALVLAWPRLSPARRRLALAAGVALAVLVGLTRTWLGVHFLSDVLGGWALGVGWTLLMASAFDALPGGRAALPAREAS, from the coding sequence GTGGACGTGCTGCAGCAGACCCCCGAGCGGGCGACGGTCCGGCGGCGGGCGCTCGCCGCCGTCGCCGCGGCCGCGGCCGTCCTGCTGGCGCTGGCCGCCGGCGTGCTGGCCGGCTGGGCGCCGCAGGTCCGGCTGGACGAGGCGCTCAGCACCGCGCTGTACGCCGGTGACGACCGCTCGGCGCTGCACGGTGCCCTGCTGGAGGTGCTGACCACCCCCGGCGTCGCCTGGTTCCGGGTGGTGGTCTCCCTGCCGGTGCTGTTCTGGCTCGGGGCTCGCCGGGCCTGGCGGACGGCGGCCTGGGTGGTCACCGCCAACGTGCTGGTGGCCCCGCTCACCACGCTGCTCAAGGAGGCGGTGGGCCGGGTGCGCCCGGCGTTCGAGGACGGCGGCGCCTCCTACGACACCCTGAGCTTCCCCAGCGGGCACTCCTCGGGCATCGCCACGCTGGTCACCATCGCCCTGGTGCTGGCCTGGCCGCGGCTGTCCCCGGCGCGTCGCCGCCTGGCCCTCGCCGCGGGGGTGGCCCTGGCCGTCCTCGTCGGGCTGACCCGCACTTGGCTGGGCGTGCACTTCCTGTCCGACGTCCTCGGCGGGTGGGCGCTGGGTGTGGGCTGGACGCTGCTCATGGCCTCGGCGTTCGACGCGCTGCCCGGTGGCCGCGCGGCGCTGCCGGCTCGGGAGGCGTCGTGA
- a CDS encoding pirin family protein: MTPTSDVLVEPDDGSAGPLLRIAEDRLAPGTGYGRHPHRAVDVVAVVLAGSLRHDWDAQPVLAAGDVAVLRAGAGLEHDEVAGDDGAHVLQTYLRSDRAAGPATHEVHRAVAGWVDLARADARLWTESVEDGTSATVPPGLLVLTGPGGARVRQQDGDEVHGPATAVVWQLDTTRPAWADDA, encoded by the coding sequence GTGACCCCGACCTCCGACGTGCTGGTCGAGCCGGACGACGGCTCGGCCGGGCCGCTGCTGCGGATCGCCGAGGACCGCCTGGCGCCGGGCACCGGGTACGGCCGGCACCCCCACCGCGCCGTCGACGTCGTCGCCGTCGTGCTGGCCGGCTCGCTGCGGCACGACTGGGACGCGCAGCCGGTGCTGGCCGCCGGCGACGTCGCCGTCCTGCGGGCCGGCGCCGGCCTGGAGCACGACGAGGTCGCCGGGGACGACGGCGCGCACGTGCTGCAGACGTACCTGCGCAGCGACCGTGCGGCCGGACCCGCCACGCACGAGGTGCACCGCGCCGTGGCCGGCTGGGTGGACCTCGCGCGTGCCGACGCGCGGCTGTGGACCGAGTCGGTCGAGGACGGGACGTCGGCGACCGTGCCGCCCGGACTGCTGGTGCTCACCGGCCCCGGCGGCGCGCGGGTGCGGCAGCAGGACGGCGACGAGGTGCACGGGCCCGCGACCGCGGTCGTGTGGCAGCTCGACACCACCCGCCCCGCCTGGGCCGACGACGCCTGA
- a CDS encoding M20 family metallopeptidase — protein sequence MPIPAADLLAAARADADRTVDLRRRLHRHPEIGLHLPRTQETVLAELADLPVEVTTGRATTSVVGVLRGTRPGPTHLLRADMDALPVQEDTGLPFASEVPGAMHACGHDLHTAMLLSAARLLAARRAEFAGQVVLMLQPGEEGFHGARYMLEEGLLDAVPEAPVAGAFALHVFANQPSGVVSVRPGPMMAAADHWELTVRGRGGHASMPHTAADPVPVAAEVVLALQSVVTRRVPVFDPAVVTVAQLTTGSTDNVIPDTAFLQGTIRTLSPERRADVVASVHRVATHVAAAHGMQAEFVHQEGYPVTVNDPGAAARVLGTAGELFGSGCSVAAPEPLMGAEDFSYVLQRVPGAMAFLGACPPGADPATAAGNHSNLVAFDEDVLPAGAALYAAMALDALAG from the coding sequence ATGCCGATCCCCGCCGCCGACCTCTTGGCCGCCGCCCGCGCCGACGCCGACCGCACCGTCGACCTGCGCCGCCGGCTGCACCGGCACCCGGAGATCGGGCTGCACCTCCCGCGCACCCAGGAGACGGTGCTGGCCGAGCTCGCCGACCTCCCGGTGGAGGTGACCACCGGGCGCGCCACGACCTCCGTGGTGGGCGTGCTGCGCGGCACCCGCCCGGGGCCCACCCACCTGCTGCGCGCCGACATGGACGCGCTGCCGGTGCAGGAGGACACCGGCCTGCCCTTCGCCTCCGAGGTGCCCGGCGCGATGCACGCCTGCGGGCACGACCTGCACACCGCGATGCTGCTGTCGGCGGCGCGGTTGCTGGCCGCCCGGCGCGCGGAGTTCGCCGGGCAGGTCGTGCTCATGCTCCAACCCGGGGAGGAGGGCTTCCACGGGGCCCGGTACATGCTCGAGGAGGGGCTGCTCGACGCCGTCCCGGAGGCGCCGGTGGCCGGTGCGTTCGCGCTGCACGTGTTCGCCAACCAGCCCAGCGGGGTGGTGAGCGTGCGGCCGGGGCCGATGATGGCCGCCGCCGACCACTGGGAGCTCACCGTGCGCGGCCGCGGCGGGCACGCCTCCATGCCGCACACGGCCGCCGACCCGGTGCCGGTCGCCGCGGAGGTCGTGCTGGCGCTGCAGTCGGTGGTCACCCGCCGGGTGCCGGTGTTCGACCCGGCGGTCGTGACCGTGGCCCAGCTGACGACGGGCTCCACGGACAACGTCATCCCCGACACCGCGTTCCTGCAGGGCACCATCCGCACCCTGTCACCGGAGCGGCGTGCCGACGTGGTGGCCTCGGTGCACCGGGTGGCCACCCACGTGGCCGCGGCACACGGGATGCAGGCCGAGTTCGTGCACCAGGAGGGCTACCCGGTCACCGTCAACGACCCCGGCGCGGCGGCGCGGGTGCTCGGGACGGCGGGCGAGCTGTTCGGGTCAGGGTGCAGCGTGGCCGCCCCCGAGCCGCTGATGGGCGCCGAGGACTTCTCCTACGTCCTGCAGCGGGTCCCCGGTGCGATGGCCTTCCTGGGCGCCTGCCCACCGGGAGCGGACCCGGCGACCGCGGCCGGCAACCACTCCAACCTGGTCGCGTTCGACGAGGACGTGCTGCCCGCCGGCGCGGCGCTGTACGCGGCGATGGCCCTGGACGCCCTGGCCGGCTGA
- a CDS encoding FAD-dependent oxidoreductase — MAVVGGGVVGLTCALELARAGHRVRLLTADPVERTTSAVAAALWSPYRAFPMASVLRWAAVSLEVLTTLAGRADTGVALRPGVVVHRGGGPDERWSAAPGRRPASPGELPAGAPAGTRCVLPVVDTGRYLPWLLAACRAAGVAVEQRRVTRWDDVPGDVVVLAAGLASGPLLDDDSGVPVQGQVVRLADPGLTGWLLDEDHPEGLTYVVPRGTDVVCGGTAVEGATGTDPDPAVEAAVLTRVRALVPELRDAPVLSRAVGLRPGRPAVRLERVGSGGRPVVACYGHGGAGVTLSWGCAAEVVALV, encoded by the coding sequence GTGGCCGTCGTCGGCGGCGGTGTGGTCGGGCTGACCTGCGCGCTGGAGCTGGCGCGCGCCGGTCACCGGGTGCGGCTGCTCACGGCCGACCCGGTGGAGCGGACGACGTCGGCGGTGGCGGCGGCCCTGTGGTCGCCGTACCGGGCCTTCCCGATGGCCTCGGTGCTGCGCTGGGCCGCGGTGTCGCTGGAGGTCCTCACCACCCTGGCGGGTCGGGCCGACACCGGTGTCGCGCTGCGGCCGGGGGTGGTCGTGCACCGCGGCGGGGGCCCCGACGAGCGGTGGTCGGCCGCGCCGGGACGCCGGCCGGCGTCGCCCGGGGAGCTGCCCGCCGGGGCGCCCGCGGGCACCCGGTGCGTGCTGCCGGTCGTCGACACCGGCCGCTACCTGCCCTGGCTGCTGGCCGCCTGCCGTGCGGCCGGCGTCGCGGTCGAGCAGCGGCGGGTGACCCGGTGGGACGACGTCCCCGGGGACGTCGTGGTGTTGGCCGCCGGGCTGGCCTCCGGCCCGCTGCTGGACGACGACTCCGGTGTCCCGGTGCAGGGCCAGGTGGTGCGGCTGGCCGACCCCGGCCTGACCGGCTGGCTGTTGGACGAGGACCACCCCGAGGGCCTGACCTACGTCGTCCCCCGCGGCACGGACGTCGTCTGCGGCGGTACCGCGGTGGAGGGCGCGACCGGCACCGACCCCGACCCGGCGGTCGAGGCCGCGGTGCTCACCCGGGTGCGCGCGCTGGTGCCCGAGCTGCGCGACGCCCCGGTGCTGTCCCGGGCGGTCGGGCTGCGCCCGGGCCGGCCTGCGGTGCGGCTGGAGCGGGTCGGGTCCGGCGGGCGGCCGGTGGTCGCCTGCTACGGGCACGGCGGCGCCGGCGTCACCCTCTCCTGGGGCTGCGCGGCCGAGGTGGTGGCCCTGGTCTGA